The genomic DNA GGCCTCAATCAGCTTTTGCAGGTCAGCCTGGATATCGCCTTTGCGGAGATTAGACCGCATCAGCTGGACCCCGCAGTTGATATCGTAGCCGACCCCTCCAGGGGAAACAACGCCTTCATCGAGATTAAAGGCCGCCACCCCGCCAATCGGAAACCCATAGCCCCAATGGATATCCGGCATAGCCAGGGAATGGCCGACAATACCGGGCAGGCAGGCTACATTGGCTACCTGGACAAGGCTCATATCCCGCTGAATATCCTCCATCATCTGCTGATCGGCATAGATAATCCCGTCCGTTCTCATTTTCCCTTCGCGGGGGATCCGCCAGCGGTAATCATCGATTTTTTGTACTTTTGGGTTCGCTGCTGCTTCTGGCATGGATTTTACCCTTTACACATCAAAAATAATGGTTGCTTCCCATATTTCGTTCACTTTGTGGATGGAAAGCTGATGGTGAGTCACGGCCTTGATGCCGGTCTTGATCTCGTGCCGGTCCGGGGCGTAGTGTTCTCCCCGGCCAACGGCTTCCACCCGGTTTTCACCCAAAGACCGGATTTCGCATGTTTGAAACAGCCACTGATCCACTTCGAACAGATAGAGAAGCTCACTCAGCCAGGCTACGAGCAGGCGCTCCCAGCCATGACTTTCCACCACAATCTGTTTTTGCAGGGATGGCTGAATACTCTCCCGTTCAGTGAGGATGTCGAAAAAGGCTTTGCCGGCGTTCTCAAACAGTCCTTTAAGCTCACGGCCAAA from bacterium includes the following:
- a CDS encoding archease, translated to MLQSMESALDNHHPEYEYIEHTGDIGVRVFGRELKGLFENAGKAFFDILTERESIQPSLQKQIVVESHGWERLLVAWLSELLYLFEVDQWLFQTCEIRSLGENRVEAVGRGEHYAPDRHEIKTGIKAVTHHQLSIHKVNEIWEATIIFDV